A genomic window from Quercus lobata isolate SW786 chromosome 10, ValleyOak3.0 Primary Assembly, whole genome shotgun sequence includes:
- the LOC115965098 gene encoding uncharacterized protein LOC115965098 produces the protein MNFLFWNCRGLGNLRTGKELEVVVRAKDPSAVFLAETWADEARLKEIKRNLEFENLFFVERNNRGGGLALYWRNSIDLNIETFSKYHIDAIINKGKADAWRMTGFYGEPMTHKRTEAWSMLRQLSNRVNLPWLCAGDFNELLQSSEKLGGNNRSQNQMQLFRDIVDECGFVDLGYVGPQYTWQKHFTDGHSIWERLDRGFANNEWLLNFAGTKVHHLSSDTSDHRPLWIVLEGLEFHPTAKPFRFEEMWLSDPGCAEIVEAVWSNTHNYDPVVEVM, from the coding sequence ATGAATTTCTTATtttggaactgtcgtgggcttgggaacctgcGTACAGGGAAGGAGCTGGAAGTAGTGGTTCGAGCAAAAGATCCCTCCGCCGTGTTCTTGGCCGAAACTTGGGCGGATGAAGCAAGGCTAAAGGAAATAAAACGCAACTTGGAGTTTGAAAATTTGTTCTTCGTAGAGAGAAATAACAGAGGGGGAGGCCTAGCATTATACTGGAGAAATTCAATTGATCTGAACATAGAAACATTCTCTAAATACCACATTGATgcaataataaataaagggaAGGCAGATGCATGGAGGATGACTGGCTTCTATGGGGAGCCAATGACACATAAGAGAACTGAAGCATGGAGTATGCTTCGCCAATTGAGCAACAGAGTCAACTTGCCATGGCTGTGCGCAGGAGATTTCAACGAACTATTGCAAAGCTCTGAGAAATTAGGGGGCAACAATAGAAGCCAAAATCAAATGCAACTCTTCCGGGATATAGTTGATGAATGCGGTTTCGTTGATCTTGGATATGTTGGACCACAATACACTTGGCAAAAACACTTTACAGATGGACACTCGATATGGGAGAGGCTGGATCGTGGTTTTGCTAACAATGAATGGCTGTTGAATTTTGCAGGTACCAAAGTCCACCATCTATCCTCCGATACATCTGATCATAGACCTCTGTGGATCGTACTAGAGGGTTTGGAGTTTCATCCTACAGCCAAACCTTTCCGGTTCGAAGAAATGTGGTTGTCTGACCCGGGGTGTGCTGAAATTGTAGAAGCAGTATGGTCCAATACACACAATTATGACCCAGTTGTGGAGGTGATGTGA